One Acetobacteroides hydrogenigenes genomic window carries:
- a CDS encoding O-antigen polymerase, whose protein sequence is MASGSMSLPKLNMVSYAFYLQLVLYSWVGSVLVVYNIDHHYSITNISDQSIRFYGWLSVMYTMVFVPIGILISKLFFTKKILLNYFDCFLQKKLETSLSENDSYLKIYLYLLSFISLFTYVYLLFYIKEVGLYKMFTSADPLKMLIFRIDSSRNFQGNQYLINVFGLALTPVLAYISYGYYMISKSNNDKLWCVLMFLLSVLFLTYNLEKGPLITFVLGYVFVYVLINGGIKKRTLVYLSIILLVVLIVFYLFITNEVDIFKLFSYNSGIGGRILLSQLSGFYECLAIYPQQHDFLGFTSISKPISNLVGIDFNERAARINMMIIYPEAVKNGIVGVGNTLFIGEAWANFGLLGILLSPIYVGVWIGTIYNYIIIRSKKTPIVLGIYAYLSVFGSMTGGFNDYIYSPVLLIILMILYLILSAGFTLKKYLNEY, encoded by the coding sequence ATGGCTTCAGGTTCAATGTCTTTGCCAAAATTGAACATGGTGTCGTATGCCTTTTATTTACAATTAGTTCTTTATTCTTGGGTAGGTTCTGTATTGGTTGTTTATAATATTGACCATCATTACTCAATAACAAACATTTCAGATCAATCAATAAGATTTTATGGCTGGTTATCTGTAATGTATACTATGGTATTTGTACCGATTGGTATTTTAATATCTAAATTATTTTTTACAAAAAAAATTCTTTTAAATTATTTTGATTGTTTTTTACAAAAAAAACTTGAAACGTCTCTTAGTGAAAACGATTCTTACCTTAAAATATATTTGTACTTATTGTCATTTATATCTTTGTTTACTTATGTTTATTTGTTGTTTTATATTAAGGAAGTAGGGCTCTATAAGATGTTTACTAGTGCGGATCCTTTGAAGATGTTGATTTTCAGGATTGATAGTTCAAGAAATTTTCAGGGAAATCAATATTTGATTAATGTTTTTGGTTTAGCATTAACACCTGTATTAGCTTATATTTCATATGGATATTATATGATTAGTAAATCTAATAATGATAAATTGTGGTGTGTTTTGATGTTTTTGTTAAGTGTGTTATTTTTAACTTATAATTTGGAAAAGGGGCCGCTAATAACCTTTGTATTAGGTTATGTATTTGTGTATGTATTGATTAATGGTGGTATTAAGAAACGAACACTCGTTTATCTGTCTATTATTTTATTGGTTGTTTTAATTGTATTTTATTTATTTATTACAAATGAAGTTGATATTTTTAAACTTTTTTCGTATAATTCAGGTATTGGCGGACGGATTTTGTTGAGTCAACTATCAGGTTTTTATGAATGCCTAGCAATATATCCTCAGCAACATGATTTTTTGGGATTTACTTCTATATCAAAACCAATATCTAATTTAGTTGGTATAGATTTTAATGAAAGAGCAGCTCGAATAAATATGATGATTATTTATCCAGAAGCTGTGAAAAATGGGATTGTTGGTGTTGGTAATACTTTATTTATAGGTGAAGCTTGGGCTAATTTTGGCTTATTAGGAATATTGTTGAGTCCTATTTATGTTGGGGTATGGATTGGAACTATATATAATTATATAATTATACGTAGTAAAAAAACTCCTATAGTATTAGGGATTTATGCTTATTTATCTGTTTTTGGATCTATGACAGGAGGTTTTAATGATTATATATACTCCCCCGTTTTACTTATAATATTAATGATTTTGTATTTAATACTTTCTGCAGGTTTTACTTTAAAAAAATATTTGAATGAGTACTAA
- a CDS encoding glycosyltransferase family protein, with amino-acid sequence MSTNKRMIFHLPDFIDFNNPISGSQVRPLKLINAFKEIGYNVDVVCGYGNERKQKIKKVKQKIKNGVIYDFVYSESSTTPTLLTEKCHLPIFPFLDFSFLFFCKRNKLKIALFYRDIYWNFDFFKKNIYFIKYLYLRFFYLLDLRIYNRIVDVLFLPSLRMKDFIPYKFDITIDELPPGVDKIEDKHLIKNKNLNKLQLIYVGDISELYRIDLLMKSISCDYKLNVCCRKVDWDKNFDYYRTFLNSNIRILHYSGEMLKEIYLTNDIACLFIEPSLYRSFSVPVKFFEYLSFELPVIGVKGNTIADFIDKYNVGWTINYSENELNDLLLYLKCNPDAIKEKVDNIKRIMHKITWHQRALRVKNLLLN; translated from the coding sequence ATGAGTACTAATAAACGGATGATATTTCATCTTCCAGATTTTATTGATTTTAATAATCCAATTTCTGGAAGTCAGGTGCGACCTTTGAAATTAATTAATGCTTTTAAAGAGATTGGATATAATGTTGATGTTGTTTGTGGATATGGTAATGAAAGGAAGCAAAAAATAAAAAAAGTTAAACAGAAAATTAAAAATGGAGTTATATATGACTTTGTTTATTCAGAGTCATCAACTACTCCTACTTTGTTGACTGAAAAATGTCATCTTCCAATTTTCCCTTTCCTTGATTTTAGTTTTCTATTCTTTTGTAAAAGAAATAAATTAAAGATAGCCCTATTTTATAGAGATATATATTGGAATTTTGATTTTTTTAAGAAAAATATTTATTTTATTAAATATTTATATTTAAGATTTTTTTATTTGCTTGATCTTCGTATCTATAATAGAATAGTTGATGTACTTTTTTTACCATCTTTGCGTATGAAGGATTTTATCCCATATAAATTTGATATTACAATTGACGAATTACCTCCAGGTGTAGATAAAATTGAAGATAAGCATTTGATTAAAAACAAGAACTTAAATAAATTGCAGTTGATATATGTTGGTGATATAAGTGAATTATATAGAATCGATTTGTTGATGAAATCAATTAGTTGTGATTATAAATTGAATGTCTGTTGTAGAAAAGTTGATTGGGATAAGAATTTTGATTATTATAGAACTTTTTTGAATTCTAATATTCGAATTTTGCATTATAGTGGGGAGATGTTGAAAGAAATATATTTAACTAATGATATTGCTTGTTTGTTTATTGAGCCGTCTTTGTATCGTTCTTTTTCTGTTCCTGTGAAATTTTTTGAATATTTATCTTTTGAATTACCTGTAATTGGAGTAAAAGGCAATACTATTGCCGATTTTATTGATAAATATAATGTTGGTTGGACGATAAATTATTCTGAAAATGAATTAAATGATTTGTTGTTGTATTTAAAATGTAATCCAGATGCTATTAAAGAAAAAGTAGATAACATAAAGCGGATAATGCATAAAATCACATGGCATCAAAGGGCGTTACGAGTTAAAAATTTATTGTTAAATTGA
- a CDS encoding glycosyltransferase: MKILLLADASASHIINWANSLSNQGCEIDVFSFTYVSPEKYSENVRIFNCNIKKAKTNIKGFNLYKLSYAFFLWKLYRLLILNKYDIIHAHYATSYGFVLSLLRHKRKILSFWGSDVFTFPKKSIFHKYILKHNIKSADIILSTSNSMKLELHKYTNKDVFVTPFGINTQRFCMKNVRKIDAEYVVGTVKFIEKTYGTDYLIKMFNILKYRNPTKNIKLLIVGGYNDENFYNEILELISSSNYKKDIILTGVVDYEYVVDYYNSLDVFITLSRQESFGVSALEAQSCGIPVVVSTVGGLPEVVKDGVTGYIVDNCNVEEAAKKVEDLLFNPNKALLKEKCREFVAQKYNWNISVENMIKIYNDIYEDL, from the coding sequence ATGAAGATATTGTTACTTGCTGATGCAAGTGCCTCTCATATTATTAATTGGGCTAATTCTTTGTCTAATCAGGGTTGTGAAATTGATGTTTTTTCATTTACATATGTTTCACCTGAAAAATATTCTGAAAATGTTAGAATATTTAACTGCAATATTAAAAAGGCGAAAACAAATATTAAAGGATTTAATCTGTATAAATTGAGTTATGCTTTTTTTTTATGGAAACTTTATAGATTACTTATTCTTAATAAGTATGATATCATTCATGCACATTATGCTACTAGTTATGGATTTGTATTATCATTGCTAAGACATAAAAGAAAAATATTATCGTTTTGGGGATCTGATGTCTTTACGTTTCCTAAAAAATCTATTTTTCATAAGTATATTCTTAAACATAATATAAAATCGGCTGATATAATTCTATCTACAAGTAACTCTATGAAACTAGAATTACATAAATATACGAATAAGGATGTATTTGTAACGCCGTTTGGTATTAATACTCAAAGATTTTGCATGAAAAATGTAAGAAAAATTGATGCAGAATATGTTGTAGGAACAGTTAAATTTATAGAAAAAACATATGGAACTGATTATCTGATTAAAATGTTTAATATTTTAAAATATAGAAACCCTACGAAAAACATAAAATTATTGATTGTTGGAGGATATAATGATGAAAATTTTTATAATGAAATATTAGAATTAATATCTAGTTCAAATTATAAAAAAGATATTATTTTAACAGGTGTAGTTGATTATGAATATGTAGTTGATTACTATAATTCTTTAGATGTTTTTATTACCTTATCACGACAAGAAAGTTTTGGAGTTTCTGCATTGGAAGCTCAATCATGTGGAATTCCCGTTGTAGTTTCTACAGTTGGGGGACTGCCTGAAGTAGTTAAAGATGGAGTTACAGGTTATATTGTAGATAATTGCAATGTAGAAGAAGCTGCTAAAAAGGTGGAAGATCTTTTGTTTAATCCCAATAAAGCATTATTAAAGGAAAAGTGTCGGGAATTTGTTGCTCAAAAATACAATTGGAATATTTCTGTTGAAAATATGATTAAGATTTATAATGATATCTATGAAGATCTATAG
- a CDS encoding PIG-L deacetylase family protein, translating to MKIYRIIKWFHFQFRFIKGILCSLFIPNKIKRLEFCKELTFSNTDKVLILVPHFDDEILACSGLIYYCLKSGIDLNILYISDGARGGVKNCKSDFLYSKKRSQESILALNDLKSNNNWLSINYLDIPDQQISNRIRDVLDAVSKIEFNAIFVPYSNDPHPDHKSLFQISDSILNHKHVERYEYYVHSNQIDYSNVTHFSVAPFGKVTRALYRFKTQIYIDFDNELINRRKGNKYYTFYKSTVMQNGVKGSCN from the coding sequence ATGAAGATCTATAGAATTATAAAATGGTTTCATTTTCAGTTTAGATTTATAAAGGGGATTTTATGCTCTTTGTTTATACCTAATAAGATTAAACGTTTAGAATTTTGTAAAGAGTTGACTTTTTCAAATACTGATAAAGTTCTTATTTTAGTTCCACATTTTGATGATGAGATTTTAGCATGTTCTGGTTTAATTTATTATTGTTTGAAAAGTGGTATTGACCTAAATATTTTATATATAAGTGATGGTGCTAGAGGAGGAGTTAAGAACTGCAAGTCAGATTTTTTATATTCAAAAAAAAGAAGTCAAGAAAGTATTTTGGCTCTTAATGATTTAAAAAGTAATAATAATTGGTTAAGTATTAATTATTTGGATATACCAGACCAACAGATTTCAAATAGAATTCGTGATGTTTTAGATGCAGTTTCTAAAATTGAATTTAATGCTATTTTTGTACCTTATTCAAATGATCCTCATCCTGATCATAAATCTCTTTTTCAGATTTCAGATTCTATTTTAAATCATAAACATGTAGAAAGGTATGAGTATTATGTTCACTCAAATCAAATTGATTATTCGAACGTAACTCATTTTTCAGTTGCTCCTTTTGGAAAAGTGACTAGGGCTCTATATCGGTTTAAAACTCAGATTTATATCGATTTTGACAATGAGTTAATAAATCGTCGTAAGGGTAATAAGTATTATACTTTTTATAAATCAACAGTAATGCAGAATGGAGTTAAGGGAAGTTGCAACTAA
- a CDS encoding GNAT family N-acetyltransferase, with protein sequence MELREVATNELDYLFDLADKYGTVFSSKRWIDLYNAENVLKLGYYENDGKLIGGVFLYKRKTLIGNLLLGFPFSPHVDIFFEKENKNNSKRNSFIKQLTTLLVNYVNNQNIILFSVAFNPNYKDLQPFLWNNYKVSLLYTYKIDLGLSLSEIEKLYSPERRNDIKKAKRDNVIIKKTDDYEVLLKLIKNTFNRQSKSVDIYFIEKLLTNYNHNNSFIFTAFDKDGVELSSCFFIYDRNTVYYLLSGYNNDLKHHGAGPLCIDEAIKYSKLLGLKFFDFEGSMQPQIEKYFRGFGGDLVYYPYVNKSFLLFEVLLKFKKRRLF encoded by the coding sequence ATGGAGTTAAGGGAAGTTGCAACTAATGAACTAGATTATTTATTCGATTTAGCAGATAAATATGGTACTGTTTTTTCAAGTAAAAGATGGATCGATTTATATAATGCTGAAAATGTTTTAAAATTGGGATATTATGAAAATGATGGTAAATTGATAGGTGGAGTGTTTCTTTACAAAAGAAAAACTTTAATTGGGAATCTGTTGCTAGGTTTTCCTTTTAGTCCACATGTGGATATTTTCTTTGAAAAAGAAAATAAAAATAATTCGAAACGGAATTCGTTCATTAAACAATTAACAACACTTCTTGTTAATTATGTAAATAATCAAAATATTATTCTGTTTTCAGTTGCATTTAATCCAAACTATAAAGATTTACAACCTTTTTTATGGAATAATTACAAAGTTTCTTTGCTTTATACTTATAAAATCGACTTGGGACTTTCATTAAGTGAAATAGAAAAACTTTATTCACCAGAGAGACGAAATGATATAAAAAAAGCAAAAAGAGACAATGTTATAATTAAAAAAACAGATGACTATGAAGTTTTATTAAAGTTAATAAAAAATACTTTTAATAGGCAAAGTAAAAGCGTTGATATATATTTTATTGAAAAATTGCTGACTAATTATAATCATAATAATTCATTTATTTTTACAGCTTTTGATAAAGATGGGGTAGAACTTTCCTCGTGTTTTTTTATTTACGATAGGAATACCGTATATTATTTATTGAGTGGTTATAATAATGATTTAAAACATCATGGTGCAGGTCCCTTATGTATTGATGAAGCTATAAAGTATTCAAAATTATTAGGGCTGAAGTTTTTTGATTTTGAAGGATCAATGCAACCTCAAATTGAAAAGTATTTTAGAGGTTTTGGTGGTGATTTAGTTTATTACCCATATGTAAATAAAAGTTTTTTGCTTTTTGAAGTTCTTTTAAAATTTAAAAAAAGGAGATTGTTCTAA
- a CDS encoding polysaccharide deacetylase family protein — translation MKVIVSHDIDHLSVTDHFKDLILPKFLIRNFIELITGHLSKKEFFDRFFKLFLNKWQNIKEIHAFNLKNGVKETFFIGVNNGKGLSYSFKKARKWIEFFHENKIQVGVHGINYRNYEDITIEFEKFKSIIKDVDFGIRMHYLRTNESTFKNLSAVGYMYDSSLMMIKDVYKIGNMYEFPLHIMDGVVCGNRKFSDVSIEEAKLRTINIIQKAKEEQVQYLTVLFHDRYFDDSFSLWKDWYIWLIKFLKDQGFEFISYVDAIKEIESNECK, via the coding sequence ATGAAGGTTATAGTTTCTCATGATATTGATCATTTGTCTGTAACAGATCATTTTAAGGATTTGATTTTACCCAAGTTTTTGATCCGTAATTTTATTGAATTAATTACGGGGCATCTATCAAAAAAGGAATTTTTTGATAGATTTTTCAAGTTGTTTCTTAATAAATGGCAAAATATTAAAGAAATTCATGCCTTTAATTTAAAAAATGGGGTTAAAGAAACTTTTTTTATTGGGGTTAATAATGGGAAAGGATTATCATATTCTTTTAAGAAAGCAAGAAAATGGATTGAATTTTTTCATGAAAATAAAATTCAAGTAGGTGTTCATGGAATTAATTATAGAAATTATGAAGATATTACGATAGAGTTTGAAAAATTCAAATCTATAATTAAAGATGTTGATTTTGGTATTAGAATGCATTATTTGAGAACAAATGAAAGTACATTCAAAAATCTAAGTGCTGTTGGTTATATGTATGATAGTTCTTTAATGATGATTAAAGATGTATACAAAATTGGTAATATGTATGAATTCCCTTTACATATAATGGATGGTGTAGTTTGTGGAAACCGAAAATTCAGTGATGTTTCAATTGAAGAGGCTAAATTGAGAACAATAAATATCATTCAAAAAGCAAAAGAAGAGCAAGTTCAATATCTAACAGTTTTGTTTCATGATAGATATTTTGATGATAGTTTTTCTTTGTGGAAAGATTGGTATATTTGGTTGATTAAATTTTTAAAAGATCAGGGTTTTGAGTTTATCTCATATGTTGACGCTATTAAAGAAATAGAAAGTAATGAATGCAAGTGA
- a CDS encoding DegT/DnrJ/EryC1/StrS family aminotransferase: protein MIPKFGKELRLRDVFSRKKSNAISGKNVFFLNSASECLVFFLRHIGQKLRVGVPIYTCSSVYNSIIEADCYIVFLDLGLDDDFTSIPRDLDVLIVTHYFGVVNNSISEIKRLYPNLIIVEDCSHVNVKFYKRDRHSDASIFSFNFHKPIALGIGGGIYVNTMYSNLKDDYIQLNTLNWMDNVKKISFILFKYLLQYKFIYITFYPIVLYRRKNDQNRHYNKIVPHRLNKFYLFLLNNLIVNFELCEKSLKRYSFFVNNDKSLITYSYFPIFFESKFKRDVIFDNLIKNKIEAFILWNNCKQHAKYYDRTYIFDSSKNTNYILDHILFIPYKLFSNDYYFYKFEKIVNN, encoded by the coding sequence ATGATACCAAAATTTGGTAAAGAATTGAGATTAAGAGATGTGTTTAGTCGCAAAAAATCGAATGCTATTAGTGGTAAAAATGTATTTTTTCTTAATTCAGCCTCAGAATGTCTTGTTTTCTTTTTGCGACATATTGGTCAAAAGTTAAGAGTAGGTGTTCCTATTTATACTTGTTCTTCTGTTTATAATAGTATAATTGAAGCAGATTGTTATATTGTTTTTTTAGATCTAGGATTGGACGATGATTTTACATCAATACCTCGGGATTTAGATGTTTTGATTGTAACTCATTATTTTGGTGTAGTTAATAATTCGATAAGTGAAATTAAGAGACTTTATCCTAATTTGATTATTGTGGAAGATTGTAGTCATGTAAATGTAAAATTTTACAAGAGAGATAGACATTCGGATGCTTCAATTTTTAGTTTTAATTTTCATAAACCAATTGCATTAGGTATCGGGGGGGGGATTTATGTTAATACAATGTATAGTAATTTAAAAGATGATTATATCCAATTAAATACATTAAATTGGATGGATAATGTGAAAAAAATTAGTTTTATTTTATTTAAATATTTACTTCAATATAAATTTATTTATATTACTTTTTATCCTATTGTTTTGTATCGCAGAAAAAATGATCAGAATAGGCATTACAATAAGATTGTGCCTCATAGATTAAATAAGTTTTATTTGTTTTTATTAAATAATCTGATTGTTAATTTTGAATTGTGTGAAAAATCATTAAAAAGATATTCTTTTTTTGTCAATAATGATAAGTCTCTAATTACATATTCTTATTTTCCAATTTTTTTTGAGAGTAAGTTTAAAAGAGATGTTATTTTTGACAATTTGATTAAAAATAAAATTGAAGCATTTATACTTTGGAATAATTGTAAGCAACATGCAAAGTATTATGATCGAACATACATTTTTGATTCTTCTAAAAATACAAACTATATACTTGATCATATCTTATTTATTCCATACAAATTATTTTCTAATGATTATTATTTTTATAAGTTTGAAAAAATTGTTAATAATTAG
- a CDS encoding glycosyltransferase family 4 protein, translated as MNILLINHYAGSPELGMEFRPYYLAKEWLSQGNTVKIVGATYSHLRKKQPLAGEQNIDGVDYYWIKCNRYKGNGIGRVLSMFIFVFKIFLKYKSLIKAGKPDVVIASSTYPLDNIIARYISKKTGAKYIYEVHDLWPLSPVELGGMSTKHPFVKLMQWAENYAYKHCDAVVSMLPCALEHMMEHGLSKEKFYCVPNGIVKADWDRVEKLPKEHSQLIQTLKKDRFLVGFAGAHGIANSLDAVIDAVSALKDENISLILVGTGQEKDNLILYAREKQISNVFFLPPITKYQIPSLLKEMDVLYIGLQRQSLFRFGISPNKIFDYMMAGKPIVQAIDAGNNIVKDAQCGIYVEPDNSNAIADAILKLKKSNKRLLEEYGNNGHEYVLKHHAYDVLSKQFLDIIKSL; from the coding sequence ATGAATATTCTTTTAATTAATCATTATGCAGGAAGCCCTGAGTTAGGGATGGAATTTAGGCCGTACTATTTGGCAAAAGAATGGTTATCTCAGGGTAATACAGTTAAAATTGTAGGGGCTACTTATTCGCATCTTAGAAAAAAGCAGCCACTTGCAGGAGAGCAGAATATTGATGGTGTAGACTACTATTGGATTAAATGCAATAGGTATAAAGGGAATGGTATAGGTAGGGTACTATCGATGTTCATTTTCGTTTTTAAGATTTTCCTAAAGTATAAGTCTCTGATAAAAGCAGGAAAGCCAGATGTCGTTATCGCATCTTCTACATATCCGCTGGATAATATTATCGCAAGGTATATTTCAAAAAAAACTGGTGCAAAATATATATATGAGGTACACGATTTGTGGCCATTATCTCCTGTTGAATTAGGTGGTATGTCAACAAAACATCCATTTGTAAAATTAATGCAATGGGCAGAAAACTATGCGTATAAGCACTGTGATGCTGTTGTTTCTATGCTTCCTTGTGCATTAGAACATATGATGGAGCATGGGCTAAGCAAAGAAAAGTTTTATTGTGTGCCTAATGGCATTGTTAAAGCAGATTGGGATCGTGTTGAAAAACTGCCTAAAGAACATTCCCAATTAATTCAAACGCTTAAGAAAGATAGATTTTTAGTTGGTTTTGCTGGAGCTCACGGCATTGCAAATTCTCTTGACGCTGTTATTGATGCAGTTTCAGCATTAAAAGATGAGAATATATCGCTTATTCTTGTAGGTACAGGTCAGGAAAAGGATAATCTCATTTTATATGCAAGAGAAAAGCAAATAAGTAATGTATTCTTTTTACCTCCTATTACAAAATATCAAATACCATCATTATTAAAAGAAATGGATGTTCTGTATATTGGTTTACAAAGACAATCACTTTTCAGATTTGGTATTAGCCCCAATAAGATATTTGACTATATGATGGCTGGTAAACCAATTGTTCAAGCAATTGATGCTGGTAATAATATTGTTAAGGATGCCCAATGTGGTATTTATGTAGAACCTGATAATTCTAACGCTATTGCTGATGCAATTTTGAAGTTAAAAAAATCAAATAAAAGATTATTAGAAGAATATGGTAATAATGGACATGAGTATGTTTTAAAACATCATGCTTACGATGTTCTTTCAAAACAGTTTTTAGATATAATTAAATCATTATAG
- the wecB gene encoding non-hydrolyzing UDP-N-acetylglucosamine 2-epimerase — MKVVTVIGARPQFIKAAVVSRAFQKSDEVEEVIVHTGQHFDTNMSDVFFEEMSIPKPKYNLNINGLGHGAMTGQMLEKIEVVLLEENPDWVLVYGDTNSTLAGAIAATKLHIKVAHVEAGLRSFNMKMPEEVNRILTDRVSNVLFCPTDQAIENLLKEGYANIDADIVNIGDVMQDAAIFYSSKAKIGNLETPSDYILCTIHRAENTDDPQRLKSIIDALNKISQTMDIVLPLHPRTRMKLSAIGFSFETSKIKFIEPVGYLEMVHLLKNCSLVMTDSGGLQKEAYFFSKYCITLRDETEWVELVNNGYNSLVGSDYNKIVNEVESRLKSGDLEKSDYLYGRGNAGEKILEKLLEFNS, encoded by the coding sequence ATGAAGGTTGTAACAGTAATAGGTGCTCGTCCTCAGTTTATAAAAGCCGCAGTTGTAAGTAGGGCTTTTCAAAAATCCGACGAGGTAGAGGAGGTTATAGTTCATACGGGTCAGCATTTTGATACTAATATGTCGGATGTATTTTTTGAGGAGATGAGCATACCAAAACCTAAATATAATCTGAATATTAATGGTCTTGGTCATGGTGCTATGACAGGTCAGATGCTCGAAAAAATAGAAGTGGTGTTACTTGAAGAGAATCCAGATTGGGTTTTAGTATATGGTGATACTAATTCTACATTGGCGGGAGCAATTGCTGCAACTAAATTACATATAAAAGTAGCACATGTTGAGGCAGGATTAAGGTCTTTTAATATGAAAATGCCTGAAGAGGTTAATCGCATATTAACTGATAGGGTAAGTAATGTACTATTCTGTCCTACTGATCAGGCTATAGAAAATTTGTTGAAGGAAGGATATGCTAACATTGATGCTGATATTGTAAATATTGGTGATGTTATGCAGGATGCTGCAATATTTTACTCTTCTAAGGCAAAAATAGGTAATCTTGAGACTCCTTCTGATTATATACTTTGTACCATTCATAGAGCAGAGAATACAGATGATCCCCAAAGACTTAAAAGCATTATAGATGCTCTTAACAAAATATCTCAAACTATGGATATAGTTTTGCCTCTTCATCCTCGAACAAGAATGAAGTTAAGTGCGATAGGCTTTTCGTTTGAAACTTCAAAAATTAAATTTATTGAGCCAGTTGGTTACCTTGAAATGGTTCATCTATTAAAAAATTGTAGTTTGGTAATGACCGATAGTGGCGGTTTGCAAAAAGAGGCATACTTTTTTAGTAAGTATTGCATAACGCTAAGGGATGAAACAGAATGGGTTGAATTGGTAAATAATGGGTACAACTCCTTAGTTGGTAGTGATTATAATAAGATAGTTAACGAAGTTGAGAGTAGGTTGAAATCTGGTGATTTAGAAAAATCCGATTACCTATACGGAAGAGGGAATGCTGGTGAAAAAATATTAGAAAAGTTGTTAGAATTTAATTCTTAG
- a CDS encoding Gfo/Idh/MocA family protein yields MKNLALIGAAGFIAPRHLKAMKDTGNNLIAAYDVFDSVGIMDSFFPESSFFTEFELFDRHLSKNKGTDKEVDYVSVCTPNYLHDAHIRYGLRLGANVICEKPIVLNPWNIDALMNVEKETGHKVYNVLQLRLHSAIKALKERIDSEGRDTKYDVDLTYITSRGNWYYTTWKGDVKRSGGVATNIGVHFYDMLSWIFGKVQQNVVHVSSHDRVSGYLEFEKARVRYFLSINYDTLPEEVKLAGKRTYRSMTIEGSEFEFSDGFTELHTETYKDILSGNGFGLKEARTAIEIVHDIRHAEPQGLKGDYHPFAKLELASHPFGW; encoded by the coding sequence ATGAAGAATCTTGCACTAATTGGAGCCGCAGGTTTTATTGCCCCTCGTCATTTAAAGGCAATGAAGGATACTGGGAATAATCTTATTGCAGCCTACGACGTATTTGACAGCGTTGGTATAATGGATAGTTTTTTCCCTGAATCGTCTTTTTTTACCGAATTTGAGCTGTTTGATAGGCATCTCTCTAAAAATAAGGGAACAGATAAGGAGGTCGACTACGTTTCGGTATGTACACCAAACTATTTACACGATGCTCATATTCGTTATGGTTTACGCTTAGGAGCAAATGTTATTTGCGAGAAGCCAATCGTACTAAACCCTTGGAATATCGATGCGCTTATGAATGTTGAAAAAGAAACTGGACATAAGGTTTATAATGTGCTTCAGCTTCGACTTCATAGTGCAATTAAAGCATTAAAAGAGCGTATTGATAGTGAAGGGCGCGATACTAAGTACGATGTTGACCTTACCTACATTACTTCTAGAGGTAATTGGTACTATACCACATGGAAAGGAGACGTAAAGCGTAGTGGGGGAGTTGCTACCAATATTGGGGTTCACTTTTATGATATGCTTTCTTGGATATTCGGTAAAGTGCAGCAAAATGTTGTTCATGTTAGCTCTCATGATAGGGTATCTGGATATCTTGAATTTGAGAAAGCTCGTGTAAGATACTTCTTAAGTATTAATTACGATACTTTACCTGAAGAGGTTAAATTAGCAGGCAAGCGCACCTATCGCTCGATGACTATCGAAGGTTCTGAGTTCGAATTTAGTGATGGATTTACAGAACTTCATACCGAAACCTATAAGGATATTCTTAGTGGTAATGGATTTGGATTAAAAGAGGCAAGAACCGCTATAGAAATAGTTCACGATATCCGCCATGCTGAACCTCAAGGTTTAAAAGGAGATTATCATCCATTTGCTAAGTTGGAATTAGCATCTCATCCTTTTGGTTGGTAA